In Silene latifolia isolate original U9 population chromosome X, ASM4854445v1, whole genome shotgun sequence, the following proteins share a genomic window:
- the LOC141620654 gene encoding uncharacterized protein LOC141620654, whose amino-acid sequence MKNLKRRLEEIGGNWADELIFVLWSDRTTLKVATGQTPFRLVYGAEAVIPSEVQVPTHRYANATEERNQVEMASSLDTIDEPRTSTQIRMATYKQTAAKSYNKNLRLRTLQVGDLVLRKVFLNTKNQSAGKFAYNWEGPYRIEGIVGNGAYKLETMDGEAVPRSWNIIHLKKYYVRGSRCRTQKFHL is encoded by the coding sequence ATGAAGAACCTGAAAAGAAGGCTGGAGGAGATAGGAGGCAACTGGGCAGATGAGCTCATCTTCGTGCTGTGGTCTGATAGAACTACCCTCAAAgtggcaacaggtcaaacaccattCCGTCTGGTATATGGGGCCGAGGCAGTTATTCCCTCTGAGGTGCAAGTACCGACGCATCGATATGCCAATGCCACCGAAGAGAGGAACCAGGTAGAAATGGCCAGCAGCCTGGATACCATTGATGAGCCAAGGACCAGCACCCAAATCAGGATGGCAACCTACAAGCAGACAGCTGCCAAGAGTTACAACAAAAACTTAAGGCTGAGAACACTGCAGGTAGGGGACCTGGTACTCAGGAAGGTATTCCTAAACACCAAGAATCAGAgtgcaggcaaattcgcctataactgggaaggtccctaccgcaTAGAAGGCATCGTGGGTAATGGGGCATACAAGTTGGAGACTATGGATGGGGAAGCTGTCCCTAGATCCTGGAACATCATTCACCTTAAAAAGTATTATGTCCGAGGTTCCAGGTGCAGGACCCAGAAGTTCCACCTCTAA